A genomic window from Lotus japonicus ecotype B-129 chromosome 1, LjGifu_v1.2 includes:
- the LOC130733539 gene encoding uncharacterized protein LOC130733539 produces MKNKYEGSTKVKRAQLQALRRDFETLQIKEGESVTSYCSRVMRIANNMRVHGESMGYTLIVEKIIRSLAPKLDYVVCSIEESSDTDELSLDEHQSSLLRKGKRLPNDKEKGESLNFIENKEAVLMATLAEETGSDIWYLDTGCSNHMSGSKSSFSYLNEDFHSTMSFGDSSSIEAMEKGDIKIKTKNVFVETISNVMHAIALKSNLLSAGPLQEKGYVITIQKGACEIYDPIRGAIAIVQMSSNKLFPL; encoded by the exons ATGAAGAACAAATACGAAGGCTCCACAAAAGTCAAACGTGCTCAACTTCAAGCTTTAAGAAGGGACTTTGAAACTCTACAAATAAAGGAAGGTGAGTCAGTTACTAGCTATTGTTCAAGGGTCATGAGAATTGCAAACAACATGCGAGTTCATGGAGAAAGTATGGGATACACCCTTATCGTTGAAAAAATTATACGCTCACTCGCACCAAAACTTGACTATGTGGTGTGCTCAATTGAAGAATCCAGTGACACTGATGAACTCTCCCTTGATGAGCATCAAAGCTCATTGCTG AGAAAGGGAAAGAG GCTGCCTAACGACAAAGAAAAGGGAGAAAGTTTAAACTTTATTGAAAATAAGGAAGCTGTGTTGATGGCCACTCTAGCGGAAGAAACTGGGTCAGATATTTGGTATTTGGATACAGGTTGCAGTAACCACATGAGTGGAAGTAAGTcttctttttcttatttaaaTGAAGATTTTCATTCTACTATGAGTTTTGGTGACTCCTCTTCTATAGAAGCAATGGAAAAAGGTGATATCAAGATAAAAACCAAGAATGTTTTTGTGGAAACAATATCAAATGTGATGCATGCTATTgctttaaaaagtaatttattGAGTGCTGGTCCATTACAAGAGAAGGGTTATGTTATCACCATTCAGAAGGGAGCTTGTGAAATTTATGATCCTATTAGAGGTGCCATAGCAATTGTCCAAATGAGTTCAAACAAATTGTTTCCATTGTAG
- the LOC130733512 gene encoding uncharacterized protein LOC130733512, whose product MKKKYEGSTKVKRAQLQALRRDFETLQIKEGESVTSYCTRVMTIANNMRVHGESMGYTLIVEKIIRSLAPKLDYVVCLIEESSDTDELSLDEHQSSLLVHEQNKKNISSTTEEQALKASSNTNTHSSNFRERGRGRGRGRGEHGNRDVDKNPRANITSKGRGTNPS is encoded by the coding sequence atgaagaagaaatacGAAGGCTCCACAAAAGTCAAACGTGCTCAACTTCAAGCTTTAAGAAGGGACTTTGAAACTCTACAAATAAAGGAAGGTGAGTCAGTTACTAGCTATTGTACAAGGGTCATGACAATTGCAAACAACATGCGAGTTCATGGAGAAAGTATGGGATACACCCTTATCGTTGAAAAAATTATACGCTCACTCGCACCAAAACTTGACTATGTGGTGTGCTTAATTGAAGAATCCAGTGACACTGATGAACTCTCCCTTGATGAGCATCAAAGCTCATTGCTGGTTcatgaacaaaacaaaaaaaacataagtTCAACAACGGAGGAGCAAGCATTGAAGGCCTCTTCCAATACTAATACTCATTCCTCAAATTTTAGAGAAAGGGGAAGAGGTAGGGGTAGAGGAAGAGGAGAACATGGAAACAGAGATGTTGACAAGAATCCAAGGGCAAATATTACAAGCAAAGGCAGAGGGACAAATCCAAGCTAG
- the LOC130734469 gene encoding probable ribosome biogenesis protein RLP24 gives MRLEKCWFCSSTVYPGHGIQFVRNDAKIFRFCRSKCHKNFKMKRNPRKVKWTKAYRRVHGKDMTKDSTFEFERKRNRPERYDRNVKEDVLKAIPKIAKIRAIREETHHKKMKQGKHEKLRREAEKELKQGINMVKAPSVFQQDPSYTLPAIKVKVSQQKSVENHPMEE, from the exons ATGAGGTTGGAGAAATGCTGGTTTTGTTCTTCAACCGTATACCCTGGACATGGAATCCAGTTTGTCCGTAATGATGCCAAG ATTTTTCGGTTCTGTAGATCCAAATGCCACAAGAACTTTAAAATGAAGAGGAATCCTCGTAAAGTAAAATGGACCAAGGCATATAGGCGAGTGCATGGAAAGGATATGACAAAG GATTCAACCTTTGAGTTTGAGAGAAAGCGAAATAGACCTGAGAGATATGACAGGAATGTTAAGGAGGATGTCCTCAAGGCCATTCCTAAGATTGCTAAGATCAGAGCTATCAGGGAGGAGACACACCATAAGAAAAT GAAGCAAGGCAAACATGAAAAACTGCGGAGGGAGGCAGAAAAGGAGTTGAAGCAGGGCATCAACATGGTCAAAGCTCCTTCTGTTTTTCAACAGGATCCGTCCTACACTTTACCGGCAATCAAGGTCAAGGTTTCCCAACAGAAATCAGTGGAGAATCATCCTATGGAAGAATGA